In a single window of the Sphingosinicella microcystinivorans genome:
- the leuS gene encoding leucine--tRNA ligase, which yields MTRFNPAVADGRWQRIWEERQAFAADSASEKPKTYVLEMFPYPSGRLHMGHVRNYTMGDVIARFRRARGFEVLHPMGWDAFGMPAENAAFEKKTHPESWTRQNIAAMREQFRSLGFALDWSREFATCDAEYYGHEQALFLKMYEAGLVYRKESYVNWDPVDMTVLANEQVIDGKGWRSGAPVERRLLSQWFLKITAFADDLLDGLSGLDQWPDKVRLMQENWIGRSRGLKFRFAIEGRDDGLDVFTTRPDTLFGASFAAIAADHPLAAGLAAKDAGLAAFIEECRKTGTSAETIETAEKKGYDTGLRVVHPLDPAWTLPVFAANFVLMEYGTGAVFGCPAHDQRDLDFARKYQLPVTRVVGDADAPIGDEAYVGPGRLVNSGFLDGMEVDDAIAAVIARAEAEGWGEGTTQFRLRDWGVSRQRYWGTPIPVIHCGDCGVVPVPEDQLPVRLPTDVTFDTPGNPLEHHPTWKNADCPKCGKPARRETDTLDTFADSSWYFIRFASQPKDRPFDRAEAESWLPVNQYIGGVEHAILHLLYARFWTRALKACGLIDLEEPFRQLFTQGMVTHETYRAADGRWLLPSEVERREGNLVETATTGPVTVGRVEKMSKSKKNTVDPSPILDQYGADAVRWFVLSDSPAERDLQWTEAGIEGAWRFVQRVWRLVNEVKDDAGGADEALTRAAHVAIDGITADIEALRFNKAVAKSYELAAAIEKAAPSSARRHAVKTLVQLVSPAMPHLAEEAREALGEAGLAVDAAWPEADPAMLAQDTVTIAIQVNGKLRDEVEAPKGAAREDMEALVLTREKVQRALDGKSPRKVIVVPDRLVNLVA from the coding sequence ATGACGCGATTCAATCCCGCGGTCGCCGACGGCCGCTGGCAACGCATTTGGGAAGAGCGCCAGGCCTTCGCGGCGGACAGCGCCTCCGAAAAGCCCAAGACCTACGTGCTGGAGATGTTCCCCTATCCGTCGGGGCGTCTGCACATGGGCCACGTGCGCAACTACACGATGGGCGACGTGATCGCGCGCTTCCGCCGCGCGCGCGGCTTCGAGGTGCTGCACCCGATGGGCTGGGACGCCTTCGGGATGCCCGCCGAGAACGCCGCCTTCGAGAAGAAGACGCACCCCGAAAGCTGGACGCGGCAGAACATCGCCGCGATGCGCGAGCAGTTCAGGAGCCTCGGCTTCGCGCTCGACTGGAGCCGCGAGTTCGCGACCTGCGACGCCGAATACTACGGCCACGAGCAGGCGCTGTTCCTGAAGATGTACGAGGCGGGCCTCGTCTATCGCAAGGAAAGCTACGTCAACTGGGACCCGGTCGACATGACCGTGCTCGCCAACGAGCAGGTGATCGACGGCAAGGGCTGGCGCTCCGGCGCGCCCGTGGAGCGCCGCCTGCTCAGCCAGTGGTTCCTGAAGATCACCGCCTTCGCCGACGACCTGCTCGACGGGCTTTCCGGCCTCGACCAGTGGCCGGACAAGGTGCGGCTGATGCAGGAGAACTGGATCGGCCGAAGCCGGGGCCTCAAGTTCCGCTTCGCGATCGAAGGCCGCGACGACGGCCTCGACGTGTTCACGACGCGCCCGGACACGCTGTTCGGCGCGAGCTTCGCCGCCATCGCCGCCGACCATCCGCTCGCGGCCGGGCTGGCCGCGAAGGATGCTGGCCTTGCCGCCTTCATCGAGGAGTGCCGCAAGACCGGTACGTCCGCCGAGACCATCGAGACCGCCGAAAAGAAGGGCTACGACACGGGCCTGCGCGTCGTGCATCCGCTCGACCCGGCGTGGACGCTGCCGGTGTTCGCCGCGAACTTCGTGCTGATGGAGTACGGCACCGGCGCCGTCTTCGGTTGCCCGGCGCACGACCAGCGCGACCTCGATTTCGCGCGGAAATACCAGCTTCCGGTGACGCGCGTCGTCGGCGACGCGGACGCGCCGATCGGCGACGAGGCCTATGTCGGCCCCGGGCGCCTCGTGAACTCCGGCTTCCTCGACGGCATGGAGGTGGACGACGCCATCGCCGCCGTCATCGCGCGCGCCGAGGCGGAGGGCTGGGGCGAGGGCACGACGCAGTTCCGCCTGCGCGACTGGGGCGTCTCGCGCCAGCGCTATTGGGGTACCCCGATACCGGTGATCCATTGCGGCGATTGCGGCGTGGTGCCGGTGCCGGAGGACCAGCTTCCGGTGCGGCTGCCCACCGACGTCACCTTCGACACGCCGGGCAACCCGCTGGAGCACCATCCGACGTGGAAGAACGCCGATTGCCCGAAATGCGGCAAGCCGGCGCGGCGCGAGACCGACACGCTCGACACGTTCGCGGATTCGAGCTGGTATTTCATCCGCTTCGCCAGCCAGCCGAAGGACAGGCCCTTCGACCGCGCCGAGGCGGAAAGCTGGCTGCCGGTGAACCAGTATATCGGCGGCGTCGAGCACGCGATCCTGCACCTGCTCTACGCACGCTTCTGGACGCGCGCGCTCAAAGCTTGCGGCCTCATCGACCTCGAGGAACCGTTCCGGCAGCTCTTCACGCAGGGCATGGTGACGCACGAGACGTACCGCGCCGCCGACGGCCGCTGGCTGCTGCCGAGCGAGGTCGAGCGGCGCGAGGGCAACCTCGTCGAAACGGCGACCACGGGACCGGTGACGGTCGGCCGCGTCGAGAAGATGTCGAAGTCGAAGAAGAACACCGTCGACCCCTCGCCGATCCTCGACCAGTACGGTGCGGACGCCGTGCGCTGGTTCGTGCTGTCCGACTCCCCGGCCGAGCGCGACCTGCAATGGACCGAGGCGGGCATCGAGGGCGCGTGGCGCTTCGTGCAGCGCGTCTGGCGGCTGGTGAACGAGGTGAAGGACGATGCCGGCGGCGCGGACGAGGCGCTGACGCGCGCCGCGCATGTCGCCATCGACGGCATCACCGCGGACATCGAGGCGCTGCGCTTCAACAAGGCCGTCGCCAAGAGCTACGAGCTTGCCGCCGCGATCGAGAAGGCCGCGCCGTCCTCGGCGCGCCGCCACGCGGTGAAGACGCTCGTGCAGCTCGTCTCGCCCGCCATGCCGCACCTCGCCGAGGAGGCGCGGGAAGCGCTCGGCGAGGCGGGCCTCGCCGTGGACGCGGCGTGGCCGGAGGCGGACCCCGCCATGCTGGCGCAGGACACCGTGACCATCGCCATCCAGGTGAACGGCAAGCTGCGCGACGAGGTGGAAGCGCCGAAGGGCGCGGCGCGCGAGGACATGGAAGCGCTGGTGCTGACCCGCGAGAAGGTGCAGCGCGCGCTCGACGGCAAGAGCCCGCGCAAGGTGATCGTGGTGCCCGACCGGCTGGTGAACCTCGTCGCATGA